A window of Magnolia sinica isolate HGM2019 chromosome 13, MsV1, whole genome shotgun sequence genomic DNA:
TTAAGGCCATAAACCACCGATACAAAATCAAAATTCTACATTCAACAACATACTATGTAAGGCAAACGGTCAGCCCAAGGCTAGTAAcaagataataaaaaatattttgaggAAGATGAATGAAAAGAATTCCTACGAATGGCATACAAAGTCATTAGAAGCACTTTGGGCATATAAGAATTCACCTCGTACCAGTACCGGAATGACTCCATAACATATGGACATGATGCAATGGTACCTCTGGGGTCACCATGTCATCACTATGAGTCGCACATCAAGCTGGGTTGACCCCTCCTAAGTTCATAGAAGCCATGATGGTCAAGCTCGAAAGGTTAGATGAGACTCGCATGAGGGTCTTAGACTCTGAAGTTGTTAACAAGGCCACTGTTACTCGGGCATATAACAAAAGAGTGAAAGAGAAGTCCTTTGGGGAATGATAAAAGGTCTGGAAGGCAATGCTACCAATAGGGCATAGGGACCAATTCTTGGGTAACAAATGGTCACCCACTTGGGATGGGCCCTATTTTGTCATCAAAGTCTTCAAGGGTGGAGCTTACCTCTTGCACAATAAGGACAGAAAAGTTGCAAAAGCACCAATCAAGGCCCAATTTTTGAAAACTTACGACCCTTCTTAATGGGAGGTAGTACAAGGTCCGGCCGAGTGGCAGAAAAAGAAATAATTGATGAGTATCCTACTGCAaatcatgaaaagaaaaggggATTTCATTATTTTAGGTGGGAATTACAACAAAATACAAGTCAAAGGTCTTCGGTTGATTGAACGACCTAGGTATAGGTGGCCTTGATCTCCTCAAAATCTTTAACTGCAGAAGATCTAGCTTCCTTAGCCTACTTCTTCTGACTTCAACAAGTTTGTTGCTCAACTACAATACAATCAAAGAAAGCCAAAACTTTATCAGTGCGACAGTTGATTGTAGTGACCTCGCTTTCATGTGATCGAGTTTGGTAAAGGTTTATATGAgtccataagggcctgtttggatgcctgtaagttcttttaagttgtaagtgacttacctgtaagtcacttacaggtgaaagttacttataggtaacctgtttggatgtaagttgtaagtcacttacaggtaagttagtttttctgtttggatagcctgtaagttacttacaggtagaaagttgtatattcacatcgagcagagcttagattggggaatcattctaaaatgttataatcatataacaAAAACataggatcaaatatgttattttgttaagcccatcaagatgaatatttgagataattattaagctaaaccaatcatcaagtgggctataaaagtgagCCCACgattcaaaatatctataatatggagtaataactcaatttaagcattgcgaataaacttaaaaatattaatggaaaatctaataattaaattacattaccaatgtcttctttaactatagaaattacatttaaaattttttactaGGGAATCATCCTCTCCAACCATTCATTCCTTTGAATAGGAGTTACATGATCTAGGAATGTAGAAGCAGAATGCGGTCTTTCCGCAAGGAATGTGTAGGCCCTATACATCATATCAGAATCAATGGTTGTCATATTCTCCAACTCATCCTAGAGTCTTCCTGCTGTTTTAGTTTTGAATGAAACATATTCATCCATTGTTTCCTGCATGCGTTCAAACTTTTCAATAACAGTTGATGCAATAGaagcattcttcttcttctttaatggccTTGGAGTAGAGTTTCTCACATCCCTTTGACCGCTACCTTCGCCATATTGATATTGACCTTGTGTTCCGTCGAAATATACATCATCGCATGGTGCAAATGGTGTATATGATCTAGAGGGGTACGAGGACAATGGGATGTCATCCATGTAATGAGATGAATGGAGGACTTCTTCCTCAAGATCGGATGTAGTTCGTGCTACGTTCCTGGTAGCAGAATCGTCCCCACATATAATATCAAACTGAGATAGCAGTGGGAATGGCTTGTTTCTGATATGAATAGCTTTAGGTTTTACCTATAAAACAAATGGAATTTAGTTAGTTTTCACTGTATATGAATGACTTTAAGTTTTGAATGAACTTCACCTTGATGAATTCATCCCAAATGTCTAGTTCAGTGGTAACACATTTTCTTTCTTCATCCCAACCGAAGCCACTTTTGCTAAGTGCAAGCTTTGCCAAGTTATATTTCTTTTTAAGCGTTCGTAACCGATTCCTGCACTTTTCTTTATCCACTTGCACAGAAAATGTCTCCATCACAATTTTTGCTACTTTATTCATACTAGCTTCTCGAAAAGCGTTGTCAGATTTTTTTCCCAGTGATACTTCCTCAACCAAGGCGTTTGCCATACATTCATCCATGTATGATGTCTAATTAATTTGTGCCTTTCGGCCACTGCTGCTTGCCTTTACATTTCGTGACATACCTTAAAACATTGTACATTTAAACATTACAAACATGTAAAGCCACATAAGATAtagaaatataatataaattgcaAATAGAtgtaaaaatattataaattacAATAATCTTTCTATCAGCatccacattatatatatatatatatatatatatatatatatatatatatatatatatatatatatatatatatatatatatatatataactaattGATGTTTTGTTTTGACTTATATGATTCCCATATAGCCGACGCAAGTCCAAGTTGAAATTCcctatctttgtttttccctcctAGCAGCCGCAGATTCATTTCGAAAGTCGCATTCATTCTCCTCTTCACTACTCTCATTACCTTCATCTTCATACACCTCACTTTCATCTTCACCATCATCAATATCATTGTTATTTTCAAAATCAAGCTCTTGATCACGTTTTTCATTGATAATATGGTTATGTAGGATACAACATGCAACGACTATATTGACTTGTGTATTTAAAGGATAgcctgaagcaatcttcaatatGGGAAATCATGCCTTCAATACTCTAAAAGCGTATTCTATAGCATTCCGCAATGAGGAATGACGAAGATTAAACAACTCTTCCTTTGTCCTAGGTTGATAACCTTGCCTAAATTCTTTTAGATGATACCGAATGCCACAGAATGGTGCTAAAA
This region includes:
- the LOC131224237 gene encoding uncharacterized protein LOC131224237, translated to MANALVEEVSLGKKSDNAFREASMNKVAKIVMETFSVQVDKEKCRNRLRTLKKKYNLAKLALSKSGFGWDEERKCVTTELDIWDEFIKVKPKAIHIRNKPFPLLSQFDIICGDDSATRNVARTTSDLEEEVLHSSHYMDDIPLSSYPSRSYTPFAPCDDVYFDGTQGQYQYGEGSGQRDVRNSTPRPLKKKKNASIASTVIEKFERMQETMDEYVSFKTKTAGRL